One segment of Carya illinoinensis cultivar Pawnee chromosome 13, C.illinoinensisPawnee_v1, whole genome shotgun sequence DNA contains the following:
- the LOC122290778 gene encoding lysM domain receptor-like kinase 3, whose protein sequence is MPMCKSKTAIDAALPTSTPRTSRTSLTGLRHSLPENPHIYDYSELCSATNFLSKTYTSASSTRSWRCTLRGKDVLVFQRKFRRSIDMPRLRQLLSLIFQSHHVSIIKLLGASVSGEHIFLVYDFVDGANLSDCLRNPRNRSFTVLSTWISRMQIATDLAHGLDYIHHKTGLNMRLVHNHIKSSSIVVTEPSFNAKICHFGAAQLCGEIDEDQGQEDRATGSSASYKGEIQEVSEEEDLKKKSSSKSKRSDSRKLQFEGVRGYMSPEFQSTGIATQKSDVYAFGIVILELLTGEEPYKFKYDKGDYVRTSVIDTARMAIEGGGDGDDGKDMEGRLRRWVDSKLRDSFPVEAVEKLTRLALDCVHVDPDERPNMGRVAGKISKLYLDSRIWSDSVQMPTNISVSLAPR, encoded by the coding sequence atGCCTATGTGCAAATCCAAGACGGCCATCGACGCTGCCCTTCCTACCTCTACCCCTCGCACTTCCCGCACCTCCCTCACCGGCCTCCGCCACTCCCTCCCCGAGAACCCCCACATCTATGACTACTCTGAGCTCTGCTCCGCCACCAACTTCCTCTCCAAAACCTACACCTCCGCCTCCTCCACCCGCTCCTGGCGCTGCACTCTCCGCGGCAAAGATGTCCTCGTTTTCCAGCGCAAGTTCCGCCGCAGCATCGACATGCCCCGCCTCAGACAACTCCTTTCCCTTATTTTCCAAAGCCACCACGTCAGCATAATTAAGCTCCTCGGCGCTTCCGTCTCCGGCGAACACATTTTTCTCGTCTACGACTTCGTCGACGGCGCCAACCTCTCCGACTGTCTGCGAAATCCCAGGAACCGGAGTTTCACCGTGCTCTCCACCTGGATTTCCAGAATGCAGATCGCCACGGATTTGGCGCACGGCCTCGATTACATTCACCACAAAACGGGGCTCAACATGAGACTAGTCCACAATCACATCAAGAGCAGCAGTATCGTGGTCACCGAGCCTTCTTTCAACGCCAAGATTTGCCATTTCGGTGCCGCACAACTCTGCGGCGAGATCGATGAGGACCAAGGTCAAGAAGACCGCGCTACGGGTTCGAGTGCGAGTTACAAGGGCGAAATCCAGGAGGTCTCAGAGGAagaggatttgaaaaaaaagtcgTCTTCGAAATCGAAGCGATCAGACAGTCGAAAGCTGCAATTTGAAGGCGTGAGGGGGTACATGTCACCGGAATTCCAATCCACCGGTATAGCGACGCAAAAATCGGATGTGTACGCGTTTGGGATCGTAATCTTGGAGCTGCTGACGGGAGAGGAGCCTTACAAGTTCAAATATGACAAGGGTGATTACGTGAGGACGTCGGTAATAGACACGGCGAGAATGGCAATCGAAGGTGGCGGCGACGGCGACGATGGGAAAGATATGGAGGGGAGGTTGAGACGGTGGGTGGATAGCAAATTGAGGGACTCGTTCCCGGTGGAGGCGGTGGAGAAGTTGACACGTCTAGCGCTGGATTGCGTACACGTGGATCCAGATGAGCGGCCCAACATGGGACGCGTGGCGGGGAAGATCTCCAAGCTTTATTTGGATTCTAGGATTTGGTCCGACAGTGTCCAAATGCCTACCAATATTTCTGTCTCTTTGGCACCTAGATAG